The Lineus longissimus chromosome 2, tnLinLong1.2, whole genome shotgun sequence genome window below encodes:
- the LOC135482456 gene encoding pyroglutamyl-peptidase 1-like has protein sequence MGDAAEEKETVIVTGFGPFKSHDVNASWSAVKELERLGLDDKYNLVVAEIPVEYDTVNDIIPKMWRSHKPHLVVHVGVSGIARNLTLEQCAHNDGITMEDVKGRVPLTHCCIEGSPKKLTSELQMNVICDKVNRCGCGVTSVVSHDPGRYLCNYIFYKSLDIDPSRTAFIHVPILGNPYTAEELAIGLKMSVMQMLEQLS, from the exons ATGGGAGACGCGGCGGAGGAGAAGGAAACAGTAATTGTAACAG GGTTTGGTCCTTTCAAAAGTCATGATGTCAATGCAAGCTGGTCTGCCGTGAAGGAGCTGGAGAGGTTGGGCCTGGATGATAAGTACAATCTAGTGGTGGCAGAAATTCCTGTCGAATATGACACAGTCAATGATATTATTCCAAAAATGTGGCGGTCACATAAACCGCAT CTTGTTGTCCACGTTGGTGTGTCAGGCATAGCCAGGAACCTCACCCTTGAACAATGTGCCCATAATGACGGAATTACCATGGAAGACGTGAAAGGCAGGGTGCCACTAACCCACTGCTGCATTGAGGGCAGCCCAAAGAAACTGACGTCAGAACTACAAATGAATGTCATTTGTGATAAAGTGAATCGCTGCGGTTGTGGAGTCACTAGTGTGGTGTCACATGACCCTGGAAG GTACTTATGTAACTACATCTTTTATAAGTCCCTGGATATCGACCCATCACGGACTGCTTTCATCCACGTTCCTATCTTAGGCAATCCCTACACAGCTGAAGAACTCGCCATCGGCCTTAAGATGTCTGTTATGCAAATGCTGGAGCAGCTTTCTTGA